One window of the Pyrus communis chromosome 17, drPyrComm1.1, whole genome shotgun sequence genome contains the following:
- the LOC137723335 gene encoding uncharacterized protein: MAGIHVSKYDHSPVHKAIVTRDYAGLRRILSDLPRLCKPAEIRSELVSLAEEEKADAIAAVVDRRDVPNRETPLHLAVKLGDQTAAEMLMVAGADVNLVNKDGWSALQEAICNREEAIAMIIVRHSRALSWAKWCRRLPRLVGTMRRMRDFYMEITFHFESSVVPFISRIAPSDTYKIWKKGANLRADMSLAGYDGLRIKRHDKSVLFLGDGSEDGKVPPGSLCMASHKDKEVVNALAGFSSQPTEEKVRQKVVAMSRTVMSRGRIDVTQAVLFPQMTWKRQKKTEMVGPWKAVAYDMRNVVVSMKSRRVPGAMTDGKLVSSCNENETESEEFKDILTEDEMRQLENALSSELSNENGDGSIEGGCYEHREIPIEDVSSDRNGENKQEKKGWFGGRRKGGDHRRGRDMKASSSASPENENRHKDTSKENECKKGLRPVLWLSPSFPLQTEELLPLLDILSNKIKAIRRLRELLTTKLPRGTFPVKVAIPVVPTVRLIVTFVKLEELPSTDEFATPPSSPTGRESPGSTRAPCQRPIQDPFAIPSEYRWVTKLKKGKSQSHQK, encoded by the exons ATGGCTGGAATCCATGTGTCCAAGTATGATCATAGCCCTGTGCACAAGGCCATAGTCACGAGGGATTATGCCGGTCTCAGGAGGATTCTATCTGATCTCCCGCGGCTTTGTAAGCCTGCAGAGATTCGATCTGAATTAGTTTCATTAGCTGAGGAAGAGAAGGCTGATGCCATTGCTGCCGTCGTTGATCGGCGAGATGTCCCAAACCGTGAGACCCCTCTTCACTTGGCTGTAAAACTTGGTGACCAGACAGCGGCCGAAATGCTTATGGTTGCCGGGGCAGATGTGAACTTGGTAAATAAAGATGGATGGAGTGCACTCCAGGAAGCAATTTGCAATAGAGAAGAAGCAATTGCCATGATCATAGTTAGGCACTCCCGGGCACTGTCTTGGGCAAAATGGTGCAGAAGGTTACCTCGTTTAGTTGGAACAATGCGGAGGATGAGGGATTTCTACATGGAAATTACATTCCACTTTGAGAGTTCTGTTGTACCTTTCATTTCGAGGATTGCCCCATCAGATACTTACAAGATCTGGAAAAAGGGTGCAAATTTGAGAGCAGATATGTCGTTGGCTGGTTATGATGGCTTGCGAATTAAGCGTCATGATAAGAGTGTTCTTTTCCTGGGTGATGGGtctgaggatggtaaggtgccTCCCGGGTCACTTTGCATGGCCTCACACAAGGATAAGGAGGTGGTGAATGCTTTGGCCGGTTTTAGTTCTCAACCAACTGAAGAAAAGGTTCGGCAAAAGGTGGTTGCAATGTCTCGGACTGTGATGTCCAGGGGTAGGATTGATGTGACTCAGGCAGTACTTTTTCCTCAAATGACCTGGAAGCGGCAGAAGAAAACAGAAATGGTTGGCCCGTGGAAGGCTGTGGCATACGACATGCGTAATGTGGTTGTGAGTATGAAATCTAGAAGGGTTCCCGGGGCTATGACAGATGGCAAGCTCGTCTCGTCCTGCAATGAAAATGAAACAGAGAGCGAGGAGTTTAAGGATATTCTGACAGAGGATGAGATGAGGCAACTTGAAAATGCACTTTCGTCAGAATTATCAAACGAAAATGGTGATGGGAGTATTGAAGGTGGTTGTTATGAGCACAGGGAGATTCCTATTGAAGATGTTAGTAGTGATAGAAATGGAGAGAATAAGCAGGAAAAGAAGGGATGGTTCGGCGGACGGAGGAAGGGGGGTGATCACCGGAGAGGAAGGGATATGAAAGCATCTTCTTCCGCAAGTCCCGAAAATGAGAATCGTCACAAGGATACTAGCAAGGAGAACGAGTGTAAGAAAGGATTAAGGCCAGTACTGTGGCTTTCCCCAAGCTTTCCATTACAAACAGAGGAACTGTTAccgttacttgatattttaTCAAACAAGATCAAGGCAATTCGTCGTTTGAGGGAGCTGCTTACAACCAAACTTCCGAGGGGTACATTTCCAGTCAAG GTTGCTATCCCAGTGGTTCCTACTGTCAGACTAATTGTCACCTTCGTAAAGCTTGAAGAATTGCCTTCAACGGATGAGTTTGCAACACCGCCATCAAGCCCCACTGGCAGGGAGAGCCCAGGTTCGACAAGAGCTCCTTGCCAGCGCCCTATTCAAGACCCGTTTGCCATTCCGTCAGAATATAGATGGGTTACCAAATTAAAGAAAGGGAAGAGTCAGAGTCACCAAAAATGA